One region of Cydia pomonella isolate Wapato2018A chromosome 25, ilCydPomo1, whole genome shotgun sequence genomic DNA includes:
- the LOC133531320 gene encoding uncharacterized protein LOC133531320 has translation MNMISQIMPVECDPDSPRRHKLIGTCDVKYIIDEDPKEEKKKSTPGIKLIRRKEDCLKIATWNIRSVIKPGKLDNVILEMGRLHLDILGLSEVRWKDNGKYEKQGSVLYYSGKPSTDKDHYHGVVSITPIKIQDIELEMVDEIKYLGVTLDRTLRYRTHIKEQSAKAIRTLYQCKRAVGKNWGLKPGMIYWIYKAVILPRVLYGAVVWWHRAHIKEYQRDLTKVQRLACLMMTGAMRTTPTHAMEVMLGLKPLWIEVEKRATEQWYRMKACKEWRGSCVDKRHALIQREALSRFEMLMANNDLIKRQEIFDKKYRVHIGERDNWKVEVRHPTTICFTDGSRRSSTKLAGAGIVIPKLGETVSISLGRYASVFQAEVCAIAHCARIIKESVKQEGAVVIYTDSQAALKALKKISVTSALVRECREELNSIGEQRRVTVAWVPGHQGVTGNERADELARIGAETEYMGPEPALPMSADVTKGVIEKVKELEAQREWEEETSCRQSKMMVKGIDHKRTRYLLKLVHRLIAQAQPNCDTEGVSI, from the exons ATGAACATGATCAGCCAAATAATGCCAGTAGAATGCGACCCGGACTCACCCCGGCGTCATAAGTTGATCGGGACTTGTGATGTTAAGTATATTATCGATGAAGACCCAAAAGAAGAAAAGAAGAAATCTACACCAGGGATAAAACTCATACGAAGAAAAGAAGACTGTCTGAAGATAGCCACATGGAACATTAGAAGTGTAATAAAACCAGGGAAATTAGATAACGTAATATTAGAAATGGGTAGACTACATTTGGACATATTAGGCCTCAGTGAAGTACGATGGAAAGATAATGGTAAATACGAAAAGCAAGGTTCAGTCTTGTATTACTCTGGTAAACCATCAACTGATAAAGACCACTACCATGGCGTGg TATCTATAACACCTATAAAGATACAAGATATAGAACTAGAAATGGTGGATGAGATAAAATATCTGGGCGTTACTCTGGATAGAACGCTCAGATACAGAACTCACATCAAGGAGCAGTCGGCAAAAGCCATAAGAACACTGTATCAATGTAAAAGGGCAGTGGGGAAGAATTGGGGGTTGAAGCCGGGAATGATCTACTGGATCTACAAGGCGGTCATACTACCCAGGGTGCTATATGGGGCCGTGGTATGGTGGCACAGGGCCCATATCAAAGAATACCAAAGAGACCTAACCAAAGTACAGAGATTAGCGTGCCTAATGATGACGGGGGCCATGAGAACGACCCCGACACACGCAATGGAGGTAATGCTAGGTTTGAAGCCACTCTGGATTGAGGTAGAGAAAAGAGCCACAGAACAGTGGTACAGAATGAAAGCATGTAAAGAATGGAGAGGAAGCTGCGTAGACAAGAGACACGCGCTGATACAAAGAGAGGCACTATCAAGATTTGAGATGTTGATGGCCAACAACGACCTTATAAAAAGGCAGGAGATATTCGACAAGAAGTACAGGGTACATATAGGAGAGAGAGACAACTGGAAAGTGGAAGTCAGACACCCAACGACAATCTGCTTCACGGATGGCTCGAGAAGAAGCTCAACGAAACTAGCAGGAGCGGGCATTGTGATCCCTAAACTGGGAGAAACAGTATCAATATCACTGGGTAGATATGCTAGCGTATTCCAAGCTGAGGTATGTGCAATAGCGCACTGTGCACGTATAATCAAAGAGAGTGTAAAGCAAGAGGGTGCTGTTGTAATATACACCGACAGCCAGGCAGCACTGAAGGCACTGAAGAAAATATCAGTCACCTCCGCTCTCGTGAGAGAATGTAGAGAGGAGCTAAACTCGATAGGCGAACAAAGAAGGGTTACGGTAGCATGGGTGCCGGGGCACCAGGGAGTAACAGGAAACGAGAGAGCAGACGAGCTGGCGAGGATAGGGGCGGAGACGGAGTACATGGGTCCGGAACCGGCTCTGCCTATGTCAGCGGATGTCACGAAGGGAGTCATAGAAAAGGTAAAAGAACTGGAAGCACAGAGAGAATGGGAAGAAGAGACCAGCTGCAGACAGTCTAAGATGATGGTCAAGGGCATTGATCACAAAAGAACCAGGTATCTTCtgaaactag TGCACAGATTGATAGCGCAGGCGCAGCCCAACTGCGACACGGAGGGTGTTTCCATCTAG